One Candidatus Thioglobus sp. DNA window includes the following coding sequences:
- a CDS encoding 2OG-Fe(II) oxygenase: MQLIEHYQNSGYEAVADAIMDFFDRRKDLQRPGVVFGAGGNDTEPAKVSTDISLVSISRSDPEAFALGDLIVRGVSAGLERYLQERPFFRQVCPDQELFVMPIFNLQRYAPGEGFRQWHCDWTISDEVTEPEHRVLAWILYCDSVTEAGTEFHWQKHHELAERGKLLIFPASPSHIHRGRVNNELSKTIATGWINAGSRDNFLKRLDR; this comes from the coding sequence ATGCAACTGATCGAACACTACCAGAATTCTGGCTACGAAGCTGTTGCTGACGCTATCATGGACTTTTTTGATCGACGTAAAGATCTACAGCGTCCCGGTGTAGTTTTTGGAGCAGGTGGCAATGACACAGAGCCAGCTAAAGTCTCAACAGATATTAGTCTCGTTTCTATCAGTCGCTCTGACCCTGAGGCATTCGCACTTGGAGATCTAATCGTTCGTGGCGTGTCAGCAGGACTAGAGCGATACTTACAAGAACGACCTTTTTTTCGCCAGGTTTGTCCAGACCAGGAATTATTTGTAATGCCTATATTTAACTTACAGCGCTATGCTCCCGGTGAGGGTTTTCGTCAGTGGCACTGCGACTGGACAATTAGTGACGAAGTCACTGAGCCAGAGCATCGAGTACTGGCCTGGATCCTATATTGTGACTCTGTAACAGAAGCTGGTACCGAATTTCACTGGCAAAAGCATCATGAGTTGGCAGAGCGTGGAAAGCTTCTGATTTTTCCAGCCTCCCCCTCTCATATTCATCGTGGACGGGTGAATAATGAACTAAGCAAAACGATTGCCACTGGCTGGATCAATGCCGGGTCTCGTGATAACTTCTTAAAACGTCTGGATCGTTAA